One window of Quercus robur chromosome 5, dhQueRobu3.1, whole genome shotgun sequence genomic DNA carries:
- the LOC126728192 gene encoding uncharacterized protein LOC126728192 produces MKILSWNCQGLGNPWTVRSLRDIVRVQAPTVCFLMETRLDKEGFDRQLGDLPFPNKIIVKQPNSGGGLALIWRAGVKMELINFTMNHILVKVTAEDGFVWFLTGFYGWPEACQRGKSWALLNHLKSFVDGPWVCIGDFNAILNSSEKLSNTPPQQRLMDDFRQALDMVQLFDLGFEGYPFTWNNRRPGYANTKQRLDRAVGNEAWRAKFCFSKVTHLSSYASDHLPTVLHVKGGKKWQGRVCRGFKFEEAWLLWDDREAVVEEAWGKGGVRPNALETTRQKIETCGADLLAWGSSKTHPANEEVKQLQKRIEVLNCSDYNEECKAELLVLSRKLDDLLRKQEIFWAQRSRISWLKHGDRNTRFFHQKASQRRRRNYI; encoded by the coding sequence ATGAAGATATTAAGCtggaactgccaagggcttgggaacccttggaCAGTTCGAAGCCTGCGCGATATCGTGCGGGTTCAAGCGCCTACAGTTTGCTTTTTAATGGAAACTAGATTAGACAAGGAGGGGTTTGACAGACAGTTAGGGGACTTACCGTTTCCAAACAAAATCATAGTGAAGCAACCGAATTCAGGAGGGGGTTTAGCATTGATTTGGAGGGCAGGAGTGAAGATGGAGCTTATCAATTTCACCATGAACCACATTCTTGTCAAAGTTACGGCAGAAGATGGGTTCGTCTGGTTTCTCACCGGCTTTTATGGGTGGCCTGAAGCTTGCCAACGGGGTAAGTCTTGGGCTTTGCTCAATCATCTGAAATCATTTGTTGATGGGCCATGGGTTTGTATAGGTGATTTTAATGCCATCCTTAACTCATCGGAGAAATTAAGCAATACACCGCCACAACAGAGGCTTATGGATGACTTCCGGCAGGCGTTGGACATGGTTCAATTGTTTGACTTAGGCTTTGAAGGGTACCCATTTACTTGGAATAACAGACGACCGGGATACGCAAACACTAAACAGAGGCTGGACAGGGCGGTAGGGAATGAGGCTTGGAGAGCAAAATTCTGTTTTTCTAAGGTAACTCATCTATCCTCATATGCCTCTGATCATCTTCCAACTGTGCTCCATGTGAAGGGCGGGAAAAAATGGCAAGGACGGGTTTGTCGTGGCTTTAAGTTTGAGGAGGCGTGGCTTCTATGGGATGACCGTGAGGCAGTGGTAGAGGAGGCTTGGGGTAAAGGAGGTGTTCGGCCAAATGCCTTAGAGACAACAagacaaaaaattgaaacctGTGGGGCGGATTTGTTGGCATGGGGTTCATCTAAAACCCATCCGGCAAATGAGGAAGTCAAGCAACTCCAGAAGAGAATTGAAGTGTTGAATTGTAGTGACTATAATGAGGAATGTAAGGCAGAGCTACTGGTTCTGAGTAGGAAGCTGGATGATCTACTACGCAAGCAAGAAATTTTTTGGGCACAGAGATCTAGGATCTCTTGGTTGAAGCATGGCGACAGAAATACAAGGTTTTTTCACCAAAAGGCCtcgcaaagaagaagaaggaattaCATATAG
- the LOC126725983 gene encoding L-type lectin-domain containing receptor kinase VII.1-like, producing MKKHKHRHQPLQLFLLPIFLFFQSISAVDFVFNGFNSSDMLLYGSATVESRILTLTNETNFMIGRALYPQKIPTKKPNSSYVYPFSTSFIFSMAPYKNTLPGHGMVFIFVPVTGIEGATSSQNLGLLNYTNGNSKSHVFGVEFDVFKNQEFDDISANHVGIDMNSLKSVEAHDAGYWPNSQGSNNTNSGAQDEKSFKELKLNNGENYQVWIDYSDSLINVTMAPVGLARPHRLLLSVPLNLSEVFVDEMYVGFTSSTGQLVQSHKLLAWSFSNSNFSLSEMLITTGLPSFVLPKSSIVRSKGFIAGVTVGCFFGIGLIALFTLFFIKRQRRRAREREEMEEWELEYWPHRITYQEIEAATKGFSEENVIGIGGNGKVYKGVLKGGGAEIAVKCISHENDGMREFLAEISSLGRLKHRSLVGLRGWCKREKGSFMLVYDYMENGSLDKWVFECDDSKMLSCEDRIRILKDVASAVLYLHEGWEAKVLHRDIKASNVLLDKDMNGRLGDFGLARMHDHGQVPNTTRVVGTVGYLAPEVIRSGRASAQTDVFGFGVLILEVMCGRRPIEEGRPPLEEWAWQFMVKGQLLNALDERLRARGGFDEEEVEKVLHLGLLCAYPDPSARPSMRQVVKVLEGKIELDESESEDIDIYLLQKMKSRDMLQNYGSSLHPTFEDIRQTQSSFMSLSWSKSMVEGR from the coding sequence ATGAAGAAACACAAACACCGCCACCAACCTCTCCAGTTATTTCTGCTTCCCATTTTCCTATTCTTCCAATCCATTTCAGCTGTTGATTTTGTGTTCAATGGCTTCAACTCCTCAGATATGTTACTATATGGCTCAGCCACCGTTGAATCTCGTATTCTAACACTCACTAACGAAACAAATTTCATGATTGGTCGTGCTCTTTACCCTCAAAAGATTCCCACAAAGAAGCCAAACTCTTCTTATGTCTATCCTTTCTCAACttctttcatcttttctatGGCTCCTTATAAGAACACTCTTCCTGGGCATGGCAtggttttcatttttgtacCCGTTACTGGCATCGAAGGAGCTACCTCATCTCAAAATCTCGGCCTTCTCAACTACACCAACGGGAATTCCAAAAGCCATGTCTTTGGTGTCGAATTCGATGTGTTTAAGAACCAAGAATTCGATGACATAAGTGCCAACCATGTTGGAATCGACATGAACTCCCTCAAATCAGTGGAAGCACACGATGCTGGGTACTGGCCCAACAGCCAAGGAAGCAATAACACCAACAGTGGTGCTCAAGATGAGAAGTCATTCAAGGAATTGAAGCTGAACAATGGTGAAAATTACCAAGTTTGGATTGATTACTCTGATTCTTTAATTAATGTTACTATGGCTCCTGTAGGCTTGGCAAGACCTCATAGGCTTTTGTTGAGTGTTCCTCTTAATCTTTCTGAGGTTTTTGTGGATGAAATGTATGTTGGATTTACTAGTTCTACTGGACAATTAGTTCAAAGTCACAAACTTTTGGCTTGGAGTTTTAGTAATTCAAACTTTTCGTTAAGTGAAATGTTGATTACAACAGGTTTGCCATCGTTTGTTCTTCCAAAAAGTTCGATAGTTAGATCAAAGGGGTTTATTGCAGGAGTCACAGTGGGATGTTTCTTTGGTATTGGTCTTATTGCTCTGTTTACTCTGTTTTTTATTAAGAGGCAGCGAAGGAGAGCaagggagagagaggaaatggAAGAATGGGAATTGGAGTATTGGCCACATAGAATTACGTATCAAGAAATTGAGGCGGCAACAAAGGGGTTCTCGGAAGAAAACGTGATTGGAATTGGAGGGAATGGGAAAGTCTATAAGGGTGTGTTAAAGGGAGGAGGAGCAGAGATTGCAGTGAAATGCATATCTCATGAAAATGATGGGATGAGAGAATTTTTGGCTGAAATTTCAAGCCTTGGAAGATTGAAGCATAGAAGTTTGGTAGGGTTGAGAGGTTGGTgcaagagagagaaggggagCTTCATGTTGGTTTATGACTACATGGAGAATGGGAGTTTGGACAAGTGGGTGTTTGAATGTGATGACAGTAAGATGTTGAGCTGTGAAGACAGGATAAGGATTTTGAAAGATGTGGCCTCAGCGGTCTTGTATTTACATGAGGGATGGGAAGCCAAAGTTCTACATAGGGACATTAAGGCTAGCAATGTGTTACTTGATAAGGATATGAATGGAAGGCTAGGGGATTTTGGACTAGCCCGGATGCACGACCATGGTCAAGTGCCTAACACGACGAGGGTGGTTGGAACTGTCGGATATTTGGCACCGGAAGTGATTAGGAGTGGACGTGCATCGGCTCAAACcgatgtgtttggatttggggtCTTGATTTTAGAAGTCATGTGTGGGAGGAGGCCTATAGAGGAAGGGAGGCCACCTTTGGAAGAGTGGGCATGGCAATTTATGGTAAAAGGACAATTACTTAATGCCCTTGATGAGAGATTGAGGGCTAGAGGTGGGTTTGATGAGGAGGAAGTGGAGAAGGTGCTTCACTTGGGCTTGTTGTGTGCCTATCCTGATCCAAGTGCAAGGCCGAGTATGAGACAAGTAGTGAAAGTATTGGAGGGGAAGATTGAGTTGGATGAGTCAGAAAGTGAGGACATTGATATATATTTGCTCCAAAAAATGAAATCCAGGGATATGCTCCAAAATTATGGCTCTTCATTACACCCAACATTTGAAGATATTCGGCAGACCCAATCTTCATTCATGTCTCTCTCTTGGTCCAAAAGTATGGTGGAGGGCAGGTGA
- the LOC126728193 gene encoding uncharacterized protein LOC126728193 has protein sequence MKHFVGKPSNITSRIYDQLSNLRCKNLGEYRWYEDVFTTRVTHRSDCNSPFWKEKFINGLPTLFGQKVKETLASPLGVVDYDNLTDGDISSTIRNEGMKMCRDLKIQSQSNKSKAKKSKHKGGEPSEKSHRKKTTSKHYRKQKFKTDDFYKKGKSKSTGKFIPKASGKCFKCGKKGHLQKECEAKAKTLINTLISDQTSKEEIFKLLELDHSKSESSTREKYQLYRTSSETSRVSSSSSSDTDEILACQDSCCKNKTISVLSKQEELLLDLIEQIEDPVKKAQRLSEFHKTLVKEASTSKPKIQEPKVDLKKIYNRFTKSKKEITVQDL, from the exons ATGAAACACTTCGTAGGAAAACCCAGCAATATCACATCTAGGATTTACGACCAGTTAAGTAACCTTAGATGTAAGAACCTTGGAGAATACCGGTGGTATGAAGATGTATTCACCACCCGTGTCACGCATAGAAGCGATTGTAACTCTCCATTTTGGAAGGAGAAGTTTATCAATGGCTTACCCACATTGTTTGGACAGAAGGTCAAAGAAACTCTTGCTAGCCCTTTAGGTGTCGTAGATTATGATAATCTAACCGATGGAGACATCTCAAGCACAATCCGAAATGAAGGAATGAAGATGTGTAGAGATCTCAAAATCCAGAGTCAATCCAACAAGAGCAAAGCCAA aaaatccaaacacaaaggAGGAGAACCCTCTGAGAAATCCCATAGGAAGAAAACAACCTCCAAGCATTATAGAAAACAGAAGTTCAAGACTGATGATTTCTATAAGAAAGGCAAATCCAAGTCCACAGGAAAATTCATACCTAAAGCATCAGGAAAATGTTTTAAGTGTGGAAAGAAAGGTCATTTACAGAAAGAGTGTGAAGCTAAGGCCAAAACCCTTATCAACACCCTTATTAGTGACCAAACCAGTAAGGAAGAAATCTTCAAACTCTTAGAACTTGACCACTCTAAAAGTGAGTCCAGCACTCGAGAGAAATACCAGCTATATAGAACATCCTCTGAAACCTCTAGAGTATCTTCTAGCTCCTCTAGTGACACAGATGAAATCCTAGCTTGCCAAGATAGTTGTTGCAAAAACAAGACTATCAGTGTTCTTTCTAAGCAAGAAGAGCTGCTCTTAGATCTCATAGAACAGATCGAAGACCCAGTTAAGAAAGCTCAAAGACTTAGTGAGTTCCACAAAACCCTAGTTAAGGAAGCCAGTACATCCAAACCTAAGATTCAGGAACCCAAagttgatttgaaaaaaatctacaataggtttaccaaatccaagaaagagaTAACTGTCCAAGATCTCTAG